TGGGCTGAACTGGCCCACGCACATGCTGTGACAGCTCTCCTGGAACACCCCCAGTTTCATCTACCAgccaaacaaaccagaaaattatCAAAAGGTTTTATTAAAATCTGAGTAATTCCAATTTGGAAAGTTCTGTAATACAGCTCAGGGGGTGTGTGGCCATGTAACAATgctgtcacctgtccctgcttctgTTGCTGGACCTGGCTTCTTGCACACAGGCAgccacaggctgtgctgggcagggggagagcagTGGGATGCtggctgggaagagcagagcaatAAAAGTGGCATCTGCAGATTTCctgcttttcccctcctctgctcGGCCAGCCCCCCCCGGGTGGCAGGGGGAAACATATGCATGGCAAATACAAgctttgcagcaaaaaaaatatgtttgatggggaggggggggggggcatagGGAGCACAGTTCAGGAAAGGACCAGCCAGGGCTTATTGCAGCAGCAATTAGGCTCACTGAGAGCCGAGACTTAGCACATTGGAGGCCTAATCCTGCCTGAGCAGCATCTGCAAACCTTTTATTTGGGCTGTGCCATGCTGGCACTGGATGcctgcaatctttttttttttttttttttcctctgcccgAGTGCAGATGGCCTGGCTCTTTGCCTTGTGCTGGGTGCAAGTGCTGTGGGAGCCGCAACTGCTACAAGGTGAAATACCCCAGCATTGTGCCGGATGCAGACAATGCTTCTGGTAGTGCCTGGTAGGCTCCCAGCTCTCACTTCACACGGTGAAGGAGGAGCCGTGGGGAGGGCTGCTGGCCCAAGGCACTTCTCATGTGCTAGGAAGTAACCACAGGGTGCAGCCAGGTGTTGGGGCTCAGATGTGCCCTTGCCCCGCCACTCACGGGGTGAGAGCCCAAGGGAGGCCAGGTGAAGGGTGATGCTGGTGGATGTCAGTGACCACGCAAGGCTCAGCTCCTGGTTACCACCAGGGGCTGGCGGCAGGGTATGATGGAGCAATTCTTGGAGCAGTCGCAGTCATTCAACTCTTAGTTGCCTGTGCTAAGTCCAGCAGGGAAGTGCTCGCTGTCCTCCATATGTCACTGTGGATGTAGTGGCAGTAGGAGTAGGACAGCACACTCTTCTTGTCGTTTGCTTCAGATTTGATCTGTCCTGAGATTAGTGGTAATCAAACccagccacagctcctgccagcactgGTTCAGGCCAGGGTCGGCTGCAACAgcacaacagaagaaaacctgaCTTATGGCAGTGGCTGCCACTTGCACACATCTCCACCACTGCAGCGGGGCTGCCTATGCAAGACCCAGCAGCCGTCCTGGTGACCACACCAGGGCCTGGCTGGCACGAGCTTCCCTCTGTGAGGGGCCCTGGGGATCCCTCAGCCACAAAGGCTGGGTTCACTCAGGCAGGAGAGCCCTTCCATGTGGCTCAGGCAAGAGGAGTCAGTAACATCAAAGCCACCGTTCagcagctggcactgctgcagcctgccttcAGTTCACCAGGGCTGCTGCCCGTGGCACACCCAGATCTCCTCGCAGCGCTGTGTGCTCGGCCCTAGCCAGGGACTTAAGCAATCCGCTAAACCAGTCATGGAAGAAGggacaaggaaagggaaaagggactAAAACGAGATTATTTTGGTATCTCCCAGCTTTTAGGGGATTGGAAGCTGACTGTCAGGCACACACGTCTGGGGGTTGCAAGTGGGTGGTGGGGGTGCCCTGGTGATGGGCCCAGAGCAGGCTGGAAGAGAGAATGCAAATGCAGGGCTGCATCTGCAGAAGCATTTTCAGGGTGCCATTTCTGTACAGCTTCTTCATACAACTTTCTAACTGGCATTTTGTCTCGGCTGATGCTCCCAAGCGGCCGGCTGGATTTTCAGACTGGGAGGTTAGGAAGCAAGTATGAACATTTTGTAAAGTGCTCCCTCGTGCGGAGCCAGGCGCTGGGACACAAGCCCGGCTGGAGCGCTAACCAGAAAGAAGCCTCACTCCTTCCCCCCAGTCCAGCAGAGCCCTGTTCATCTGTGTGCCGACACGCAGGGATGCCTGGAGGCGGAATTAAAGAATCCTGCGGGGGGTTGTTTTTCATTACTTGCTTCTCAGACTGCCAACAGATGCTCGGTACAAcgagcagccccttccccagagTGAGCCAGCTTCTGGCAGAGGACACAGGCGCGGATGAGTGGCTCTGAATTCCTCCTGGCTGCTCCTTCTCAAGGTTAGTCCAGCACTAAGACCAAGCACGTTCTTACAAATCAAGCGCATGTCTTCAGCCCACAAAATCTCACCAGGTTGGCACTGGCAAGGACAACCCGTTTTGCTCTGGGTGTGCACCATTTCCCTCTCATTCCATGTTCAGCCGGCGTGAGGCTCAGGGAGGGCTGGGCAGCAAAGGCCTCACCTGCCATTTTTGGCCCCATTCCCCCCCTTTCCCACCTTCTGCAGCCGTGGCGCCAGGGCCCGGGGAGCAGGGCCTGGGTCCGGGGAGcgccggggcagcggggcctGGCGCAGACCCTGCCCGAGGCGAGGCCCCCCGAGCCGCCGGGCGAGCTGCCCGTTGCCCGTGGCCCGGAGCTGCCCGTGGCCCGCGGTGCCGCCGCTGCGGGGTAAGCCGCTGCTGCACACCCGCCCTACGCTCCCCGGCCGCCCGGGGCCGCTCTGCGCCGCCGCTCGCAGGCCGTGGCGGAGCCTGCGCGCCGCGGCCACTCTAGCCGCGCCCCTCAGCGGTGGCGGGCGGGCCCGCCCCCGCGGCCCCATGGCGGTGGCGGTGCTGCGGCCGCTGGACGCCCCGCCGGCGGAGCTAGCGCCCGGCACCGCGCTGCTActggcgccgccgccgctgtGCGCGGCGCtgcgcgggcggggcggcgggctgGTGCTGGCGGtgcggccggcggggcgcggcggggcgcaGGCCGTGCTGCTGAGCGCCGTGGCGCTggagggcggcgggcggcggggagcggagctGTGGCTGCGCGGGGCGCTGCTGCGGCGTCTGGGGCTGGCGGCCGGCCGGCGGGTGGCCGTATGGCCCGTGCGCCGCCCGCCGGCCCTggcctgggtgctgctgggctcggcggggcgggcggcgaggccggcgggcggcgcggtgctggcgcggcggggcgaggcgctgccggggccgggcccAGGCCCGGGCCCGCTGGTGCTGGAGGCGCGGCCCGcgctgcaggggctgctgggtAGCGGCACGCGCACGGCGctcgcccccccgccgcccgccggcgcCCCCTGTcggcgccccgccgcgccgcccctcGTCTCCCGCTtcgccgccgccgggcccgggcgggaggcggcggcggccccgcggctgCGGGCGGTTcccggcggcgggccgggcggcggggcggaggtGTGGGTGAGCCGGCGGGGGCTGCTGGCGGTGGGGCTGTTCCAGGGGGAGTGGGTGCGGGTGGGCGCCGAGGGGGCTGACCGCGAGCACCTGGCGGCGTTGCtggcccgcccgcccgcctggGAGTTCCCgcgggccgcccgccgcggcctgCCCGACGGCGCCGCCCTGCTGGCCCCCGCCCTGGCCTTCAACCTAGGCTGCGACCCCGCCGCTGCTGCGCTCCTCCGCCTGCGGGtgagccggggccggggggcttGGGGTGGgcccagggggctgggggccggggtGAGCCGGGCCCgtgggtggggggcggggggcgaggtgggccgggcccggggggcggtgagccggggccgggggctggggccgggagGCCGGCGGTCTAGCCAGGCTGGGGGCTCGGGAGCTGGGGTCGGGGTTGGGCCGGGGTGAGCTGtgcctggggggctgggggctgagggccGGGGTGAGCTGAGAgcctgggggctggggccggggccaggccgtggtgggctggggccaAGGTGAGTTGGGCCTTGGGGGCCGGGGtgagccggggccggggggctgggggccaggggcCAGTCTGGTGGAGCGTGACGCTGGGCCCTCTCCCCCCACAGAGGTACGAAAGGGCCGGGGCAGCGGATGGGAAGGGCAGCCACTCCGTGCTGGCCGTGCCACCCTTCGCCAAGGAGCTGTGCCTGGAAATGGTCCGCTCGCCAGCCTACAGCACCCGAGGGGGCTACGATGGTGTCCTCTCCAAGCACTTTGAGACGCCGCGGTGAGCTGCCCAGTGTTGTGGGGCCCTGGGGTGCGCTGGTGGTGCCAGGCCCGAGGCATGCTGCTGGCGCACCCCCTCAGCACCTCGCTGTGGATGCTTAGTAGGCTGACGGTGTCCCCTTGTGCTATCTCCTCGTGGGCATGCTTCGCTGGCACACGGCGcctcctgtcctgtccttcCAGAGTTGTCTTCAAGTCTCCTTCCTCATGATCTACCACAAAGTGGATCTGCCTCTGGCTGAGGACTGTGGGCTCCCAGGTGCTGCCCGCAAACCTCCGTTCTGGGGCACGTTTGTAACCCTGCTTTTCAGCCTCGAATGGAGTAATCGGGAGACGGGATGTGTTGCCATCCTCCCGCACAACACCTGCCCCCAAGCCTCTTTCATCCTGCTGCTGAGGCTTTCTGCTGGAATTATACTCACCTGTTCCGGGGATAAGGAGGCTATTTTGTCTGGAAGAGGCACTCTTAAATGGCACTCATCTTCTGTACCCTTCCCAAAAGGTTCCTCTTAATAGTCTGGATGCACCTACTCGTACCCAGTGTGTGCTTAAACTTTCAGTGGCTATTTATAGTTTTATTTACAGGAAAGGAATGAGTTGGTACGAATAGCtgcattattttctgtaaaaacagtTGTGATATGGGGCAGGGAAAACACACAACCAGGATTTACTCTCTGTCACTGCTGAAactccctgcttttttttttttttttttgtaggctTGTCCAGGAGGGAGACATCCTGTGTGTTCCAACATTTGGATATGCCGAGTTTTTAGAAGTAAATGCAGACAAATTCCTAAGGTAGGTGGCAACCTCTGTGACACCGGTACTGCAAGAGAGAAGATACTTTTCTGACACCAACTCTCTTGAAATGAGACAGTTCGTTCCATTCTGATCTGTCCCTGGATTTCAGAGTTTATCTGCCTCTTTCTTTAGGGGGAAGAGGGAAATGCTTTTGTTGGATTATGGAAGGCTGCAGCTAAGAGGGAGGCCTCCCTTAGCTCATTTGAATAGTcatggagggaaggaaggaaaaagagagaaactgatGAGGAAAAAGACTAAAGAGGAAGGGGTCACTCGAGGACAGCCAGTGCTacataaagaaagcaaagtggAAGCTGGGCTTGTAAACGGGTGACAGACAACAAAGTGTGAATATAACCTCTTACAGTTCACCTTAGGATAACTTTCTGTTTGGCTGCCAATTCTGCCTTTCTTGGTTTTGCTCATATGGCTTTGAAACAGTTCAGTGCTAAGTGCAAGTCAGCACTCTGTCAGGATAGGGGTGCTTTCGGTGGGTTTTGGCTGGTGGCAATGTAAATGCTTCATCTGTGTCAGAAAGGGGGCTGCCTTGGGTAACTGATGCATGTTCTGTGAATAATTGCCTTGAATCATTCATCTGGGCTGTACCAGTGACATGTTGTAACACTACCCAGCTCCgctatgtattttaaaattcagtagtTTTATAGCACTGCTGTGATGAGCATTTTCTAGGCTGTTCCTCAGAGGGAGGCAGGAAGCACAAGTCTTCTGTTGTGGAAGCTTCTGTTACATATTAGCCATGGGGCAAGCCAGAGAAGATAGCAGAGTTCATGGGACCTAAAGAGCTTGGAACTGTGTTGGGGTGCAAGTGATAGAATTACTCAGGGTGGAGAAAATCCTGGAGGAAACCTCTGCAGATCCCTTAATCTGTCCAGTGGGATATCAATGTGGATGTGTTTTTCCTGTGGGATGTTCAGGGCAGGGTGCTTGTAAGGCCCTTGTGGTTTTTGGGTGAGTGCTTGTCTGCAGCTTAGAGGACTCTGTGCCGTAAGATTTTACACACTGCAGGTGAATCTCTGCGGAGTTGTTGTGAGAGAAGCAATGGCACAAAAAGGAATGGCTTGAGCTCCTGGATAGGTGAAATAAGGTTAGTACAGCTGCAGTCTTGCAAACTGAAGCCACTAGCAGAAGCTGTAACTGTTGACAGTCCTGTTGGTCTGCCTGGCCAGACAGCAGAGCAGGATCCATAAAGGATCCATGTGGGGCCTGGGAGAGGGCAAGAGTATCTCTGCTTACCTGTGCCATTCAGCTGTTGTTTTGTTGACAACTGTGGTGTTCCTGCCTTCCAAGATCTTGATGCAGCAATTTAGActgcttgttttttcccttaGGTGGCCAGAGCTTTACTTCAAAGTGAGGAAGGTTTTAGGCATGGTGGAAGGCGAGCAGTCGGAGGGTTATCTGGTGGACACCCAGAACACCTCTCTCTATCTGGTAAGGTCTCAATGGAGAGCAGGGAGGGTGTACATGAGATCCAAGGCTGAGGTTGTGCTGTGGGTGACGAAGGGGCCTGTGGAGGCCTGGCATTTCAGGACAGACTTTGACACTTGGTACCTGTCTTTTCTCAGGTGGTGTTCCACAGAgctctatttttcctttcctcacaggTGGGTTCAACAAACAGCACCGTTCCATCTGCCCCAGCCTATAACAGCCATGAGTTCTGGAGCAGTTTGTCTCCTGCTGGACTTTCTGATGTCGTGAAGCAGCTCTGTGAAGCTCTTCGGCCTCACCTGACCAGTCGGTGAGCCAGAATTCCTTCTAGCAAGCCGAGGCGAGCTGGAACCCTGCTCCCCAGTCAGTGGAAGAACTGCCTCTGTGTTACAGGGCAGGTGCACTGAGCGGGGCCGGCAGCATACTCCTCTCAGGGCCAAGTGGCAGTGGGAAGCTGGTGGTTGTCAGAGCTGTGTGCAGCTGCCTCAACCTCCACCTTTTCAAGGTAATTCCTTCTGCGGTCAGTTGATTGGCAGATTTATAACATAGAAAGAATTATGGAGATGTTCTTTAAGGTAGCCATACCCACACCCCTGCTGCAACTGTGACACGAGCCTACCCAGAAGCTGCTCCCATGCGCATGTGCAGAAAAAAGGAGTGCGAGTATGCTGAGCTTAGCTCTGCTGTGGATTATGACTGCTGGTGGGCTGAACCTCAGAGCAACCGTTTGGATCAGCCTAAAGGTCCATCTAGCCCCATGTCTGAAACTGGCTGGTAGCAGATGGTCAGGAGCACAAGCATGAAGAGATGTTTCCTCTGGCATGTACTCTCCACTGCTCTGTAATCAGTAATTTAGAGATCTCTTGGCccaggggtgtgtgtgcatttgtacCTTTCTTTACTGATTCTTGCTATTATTGCTGTCATCCTGCTGAACTTTACCAATACCTGCAATACATGGTGGTATTTTATCAGACTGACTTGCTGTCAGTTGATAGGGCATTGAGTTGATGCTATACCACAGAGCTTGGCAGTAACTGAAAAGGGGTGATGAAGGCAAGAACTGTGGTGGCAATGGGCGTTTTCAGTTGCCCCTGCATAGGCTAGGCAAAAGGCATGTTAGAAAGTGAGGCAGAGATGATGCTGAGATCTTTTCCAGCTGGGTGAGGGGCCTAGAAAAGAAACGCAGCCCTGGGTTTGATAACAGTATGTGTGCCAGATCTGGTTCAATATCTCACGGCCTGTAGAAGAGCTGCCCTGTAACTGTGTTCACATTCACCACCCTCCCAAGAGCAAAAAAGCCCCCAGATCTTCCATAGCAGTGCTTGGCTCCTGAAAGGGGAGCAACATCAAAACAatgtttctttagaaagaaTCAGCCAAGGTAAGGAAGTGTTACACCTGCTGTGGAGGTGAATGAGGGATGCCATGCCACACCGTGAGGCCACTGTGCAGACTGTATTGGAATGGGCTTGAGAAAAGTAAATGGAAGACAAAACAGAtgaacagcagggaaagggcaGTTGCTGAAAACAAGAGGCATTCTTCAAGGGGCACCAGCCTGTAGGAGGTTAGAGTGAAGGTTAGAGTTGGCACAATCTGGGATGACTTCCAGAGGGTTTCTGAAACGGAAAGACTTGGAAGAAGGAAGATGAAGAGAGACAGAAGGTTCCTTTTTGTGGAAGGAAAATGTAggcttgctctttttttgtgGATATTTTTAGAGTAAACTTGTAGAAAAGAAGCTAAGCATTTTGGATAtgtgggttttcttctgtttagaaGTTGGGTCCTGCTAAGTTGACATCAGTCTCTTTTAACTGTTCTTTTCTAGCCAAGTAAAACCGTAACAGTGGGTCAGTGGGGGAGGTGGATAGAGCCttgagcagctgctgtgcagctcatTTGGACATGATCCTTAGTGGTGCTGAGCTCTTACTCTTCTGCAGATGTGCCTTAGCTCTGGGGATCCAGTACAAGATTGCAGAGACTTCACAGCATCTTCAGATCCATGTACAGGATATGTTTGGGTGCACTGTGGCTCTGCCACGTCCTGGCAGGTGGCCTCAGGTTCTAGTGTGATGCGCAAAGCTGCAGCTCTCGTTTTAGTTTGAGTGCTGCTTTTTAAGACTAACGCTCTTACTACTGAAGCCGGaggtatttgctttttctcctaTGCCAGCTCTTACACCCTCCTTTTCTCACTTAGTGCCGTGCTTATGTTACTGTTGcaccttctcttcccttcctctggctgttctgcctgcttttctaCCAGGACACAGTGTATCTTCCGTACCGTAATCTCCAGCACTTGACGATCAGcagttttttatcttttctctctgCCCTTCTGTACTTGCATACAGATACTGCTGCCGTTTGGCTGTGCCTGCCAGAACCACAactcctgggtttttttctgtagtacACAGAGCACAGGagttcctctgctctgcttccccaTCCTTACCCTTTACATCAACTCTTGAGACATTCTCCCTGCTCCAGGCTACCCTTTGCAAGAATGAGGCCCAGGGAATCCCAGTGATGGTTTGGCTCTCCCTATGTGACCTcgcagcagcaggaggcagcactGCCCATTTCCAGCAGTGTTCAAGCTGCTGTTCAAGGCTCACCAGTCACCTCTCCCTTTTGGATGACTTGTTTGCTTTGTAAACAGTGTCTGGGCCTCTAGCCACCCCTaacttcccccccgccccgccccatACCTTCTACCTTCCTCCTGCACTTTGAGCCTGTGCAGCACTGGGTTGAACAGTTT
The nucleotide sequence above comes from Falco biarmicus isolate bFalBia1 chromosome 12, bFalBia1.pri, whole genome shotgun sequence. Encoded proteins:
- the PEX6 gene encoding peroxisome biogenesis factor 6; this translates as MAVAVLRPLDAPPAELAPGTALLLAPPPLCAALRGRGGGLVLAVRPAGRGGAQAVLLSAVALEGGGRRGAELWLRGALLRRLGLAAGRRVAVWPVRRPPALAWVLLGSAGRAARPAGGAVLARRGEALPGPGPGPGPLVLEARPALQGLLGSGTRTALAPPPPAGAPCRRPAAPPLVSRFAAAGPGREAAAAPRLRAVPGGGPGGGAEVWVSRRGLLAVGLFQGEWVRVGAEGADREHLAALLARPPAWEFPRAARRGLPDGAALLAPALAFNLGCDPAAAALLRLRRYERAGAADGKGSHSVLAVPPFAKELCLEMVRSPAYSTRGGYDGVLSKHFETPRLVQEGDILCVPTFGYAEFLEVNADKFLRWPELYFKVRKVLGMVEGEQSEGYLVDTQNTSLYLVGSTNSTVPSAPAYNSHEFWSSLSPAGLSDVVKQLCEALRPHLTSRAGALSGAGSILLSGPSGSGKLVVVRAVCSCLNLHLFKVDCVSLCSDTSGATEEKVQMAFAQAQQYHPCVLLLKDIEVLGKDRDRLVEDARVTTTLRQLLLDRDPALSCPVLVIGTTCKPQDVPTDVQTAFLHEVKMEALSEEQRRLMLSMLTASMPLGKEVSLSKLARRTAGFVLGDFCALLSHSSRAACTRIQTSSFPGGLSEEVERDFCTAGFPVLEEDFSVALDQLHSTHSQAVGAPKIPSVSWQDVGGLQEAKKEILDTIQLPLEHPELLSLGLCRSGLLLYGPPGTGKTLLAKAVATTCAMTFLSVKGPELINMYIGQSEENVRNVFARAKAAAPCIIFFDELDSLAPSRGRSGDSGGVMDRVVSQLLAELDGLHSTREVFVIGATNRPDLLDLALLRPGRFDKLVYVGINEDRESQLQVLSAVTRKFNLDPSVNLTTILEKCPAQLTGADIYSLCSDAMMCAVKRKVEWIEEGLDTESSALVLTMEDFLQAAARLQPSVSEQELLRYRLIQQKFAAC